The Vibrio gallaecicus genome contains a region encoding:
- a CDS encoding DNA polymerase III subunit delta', translated as MGQLYPWLEPVWGDWQKSLDAERFPNAVLVNAPDGLGVDSLLEQLSAALMCANYESEACGFCHSCELVKSGSHPDLHRIQPEKEGKAITVDQIRASNRWALESSQLGGYRVIMIDPAEAMNEASSNALLKTLEEPSSKCIFVLTTSNTSILMPTIRSRCQQTTITSPSAITASKWLSKELSKTVPPYVLALVNNAPLTAKTMVESGEVEACDKVLRQFVKVVDGTDVDLMSFATTLSKEPTKHLSWIWYLLSDVQKKHFGVESESFIPSSQELKDVLDYPNAYKLSKTLAALIEQLKQHPGLNTELLIMNWLITVCGEACL; from the coding sequence ATGGGGCAATTATATCCTTGGCTGGAGCCTGTTTGGGGTGATTGGCAAAAAAGTTTGGATGCAGAACGCTTCCCTAACGCTGTGCTAGTTAACGCACCTGATGGTTTGGGAGTCGACTCTCTGCTTGAGCAGCTCAGCGCTGCACTTATGTGTGCTAACTATGAAAGTGAAGCTTGTGGCTTTTGCCATAGTTGTGAGTTAGTAAAGTCTGGTAGTCACCCTGATTTACACAGAATACAACCAGAAAAAGAAGGTAAAGCGATTACTGTTGATCAAATTCGAGCTAGTAACCGCTGGGCGTTAGAGTCATCTCAGCTGGGTGGGTATCGTGTCATTATGATCGATCCAGCAGAAGCTATGAATGAAGCATCATCAAACGCGTTATTGAAGACGTTAGAAGAGCCTTCGAGTAAGTGTATTTTTGTTCTGACAACATCAAATACCAGTATTTTAATGCCAACGATTCGTAGCCGCTGTCAACAAACAACAATAACAAGCCCAAGTGCAATTACTGCATCTAAATGGCTTAGCAAAGAGCTAAGTAAAACAGTTCCGCCATATGTGTTGGCTCTAGTAAATAATGCTCCACTTACGGCTAAAACCATGGTTGAAAGTGGGGAAGTAGAAGCTTGCGATAAAGTGCTTCGACAGTTTGTGAAGGTTGTCGATGGGACTGATGTCGACCTAATGTCTTTTGCGACTACATTATCGAAAGAACCTACCAAGCACTTGTCTTGGATTTGGTACTTGCTTTCAGACGTCCAGAAAAAACATTTTGGAGTTGAAAGTGAATCCTTTATCCCTAGCTCCCAAGAGTTAAAAGACGTATTGGATTACCCAAATGCGTATAAACTTTCTAAAACGTTAGCGGCATTAATTGAGCAACTTAAGCAACACCCAGGGCTCAATACAGAATTACTTATTATGAATTGGTTAATCACAGTTTGCGGGGAAGCATGTTTGTAG
- a CDS encoding TatD family hydrolase, with amino-acid sequence MFVDSHCHLDKLNYEDLHLNVEDVVNKAKAANVHQLLSVGVTLDSFQNMLEMISPFDNVNASCGVHPLDVESDFALDQLHEFAKHSKVVAVGETGLDYHYQPETADLQKLRFEQHVELAVEVNKPLIIHTRNAREDTLAILRNGGADKCGGVIHCFTEDQAFADAAMELGFYISISGIVTFRQATELKEIVKNLPLDRLLIETDSPYLAPVPHRGKQNQPAYVVEVAAYIAQLKGISIAEVGRKTTENYQKLFLR; translated from the coding sequence ATGTTTGTAGATTCTCATTGTCATTTAGACAAACTAAATTATGAAGACCTACACCTGAATGTAGAAGATGTTGTTAATAAGGCGAAAGCTGCAAACGTCCATCAATTGTTGTCGGTTGGAGTAACACTAGACTCGTTTCAAAATATGCTAGAAATGATTTCACCGTTTGACAATGTGAATGCATCTTGTGGTGTACATCCTTTGGATGTGGAAAGTGATTTCGCTTTAGATCAGTTACATGAATTCGCGAAGCATTCCAAAGTAGTTGCTGTTGGTGAAACGGGTTTAGATTACCATTACCAACCAGAAACAGCCGATTTACAGAAACTAAGATTTGAGCAACATGTAGAATTGGCAGTAGAGGTAAATAAGCCGCTTATTATCCATACTCGTAATGCTCGAGAGGACACTCTGGCTATTTTACGCAACGGTGGCGCTGATAAATGTGGTGGTGTAATACATTGCTTCACTGAAGATCAAGCTTTTGCTGATGCTGCAATGGAGTTAGGCTTTTATATCTCTATTTCCGGTATTGTCACCTTTAGACAGGCTACAGAGCTGAAAGAAATCGTTAAGAACTTGCCATTAGATAGGCTTCTAATTGAAACTGATTCTCCATATTTGGCGCCAGTACCACATCGTGGAAAACAGAATCAACCTGCATATGTTGTAGAAGTGGCAGCTTATATCGCTCAGCTTAAGGGCATTTCTATTGCTGAGGTTGGACGAAAAACGACCGAAAATTATCAAAAACTTTTTTTGCGATAG
- the ptsG gene encoding PTS glucose transporter subunit IIBC — MFKNLFASLQKVGKSLMLPVSVLPVAGILLGVGAADLSFIPEIVSNLMEQAGGSVFGQMALLFAVGVALGFTNNDGVAGLAAIVGYGIMTATLGVMAGVMGVEKIDTGVLGGILIGGVAAWAFNRFFRIQLPEYLGFFAGKRAVPIITGFSAIGLAILLSVVWPPVGGAISAFSDWAAHQNPQVAFGIYGIVERSLIPFGLHHVWNVPFFFEAGTCINAAGETQNGVLTCYLVADDATRAAGNGFGQLAGGYMFKMFGLPAAAIAIAHSAKPENRVKVMGIMASAALTSFLTGITEPIEFSFLFVAPVLYAIHALLAGSAYVLANTLGFVHGTSFSHGLIDFLVLSGNASKMGLMVACGIGYAALYYFVFRTVIKALDLKTPGREDETEEASTATGSELAGELVAAFGGKANITGLDACITRLRVAVADTEAVNQDKLKQLGAAGVVVVAGGVQAIFGTKSDNLKTDMDEWIRNNG; from the coding sequence ATGTTTAAGAACCTTTTTGCTAGCCTGCAGAAAGTTGGTAAGTCACTGATGCTACCAGTATCAGTTTTACCAGTTGCGGGTATTTTGCTTGGTGTCGGTGCAGCAGACCTTTCTTTTATTCCAGAAATTGTTTCAAACCTAATGGAACAAGCTGGTGGTTCAGTTTTCGGTCAAATGGCACTGCTATTTGCAGTAGGTGTAGCACTTGGCTTCACTAATAACGACGGTGTTGCTGGTCTAGCAGCTATCGTTGGTTACGGTATTATGACTGCTACACTAGGCGTAATGGCTGGTGTTATGGGCGTTGAAAAAATCGATACTGGTGTACTAGGTGGTATTCTAATCGGTGGTGTTGCTGCGTGGGCATTCAACCGTTTCTTCCGTATTCAACTTCCTGAATACTTAGGTTTCTTCGCTGGTAAGCGTGCAGTGCCAATCATCACAGGTTTCTCTGCGATTGGTCTTGCTATCCTACTATCAGTAGTATGGCCACCAGTTGGCGGTGCTATTTCAGCATTCTCTGATTGGGCTGCTCACCAAAATCCACAAGTTGCATTTGGTATCTACGGTATCGTTGAACGTTCACTAATCCCATTCGGTCTTCACCACGTTTGGAACGTGCCTTTCTTCTTTGAAGCTGGTACTTGTATCAACGCTGCTGGCGAAACTCAAAATGGTGTTCTTACTTGTTACCTAGTTGCTGATGACGCAACTCGTGCTGCAGGCAACGGCTTCGGTCAGCTGGCAGGTGGTTACATGTTCAAGATGTTTGGTCTTCCAGCTGCTGCAATCGCAATTGCACACTCGGCTAAACCTGAAAACCGCGTTAAAGTAATGGGTATCATGGCATCTGCTGCGTTAACTTCATTCCTAACGGGTATTACTGAACCAATCGAGTTCTCTTTCCTATTCGTAGCTCCTGTTCTTTACGCAATCCACGCTCTACTTGCTGGTTCTGCGTACGTTCTAGCGAACACTTTAGGTTTTGTACACGGTACTTCTTTCTCACACGGTTTAATCGACTTCCTAGTTCTGTCTGGCAATGCGTCTAAGATGGGTCTAATGGTTGCTTGTGGTATTGGTTACGCTGCGCTTTACTACTTCGTATTCCGCACTGTTATCAAAGCGCTTGACCTTAAAACTCCAGGTCGTGAAGATGAAACAGAAGAAGCAAGCACTGCAACTGGTTCAGAGCTAGCTGGTGAGCTTGTAGCTGCGTTTGGTGGCAAAGCTAACATCACTGGTCTTGATGCTTGTATCACTCGTCTACGTGTTGCTGTAGCTGATACTGAAGCAGTAAACCAAGATAAACTGAAACAACTTGGTGCAGCTGGTGTCGTAGTAGTAGCTGGTGGTGTTCAAGCTATCTTCGGTACTAAGTCTGACAACCTTAAAACAGATATGGATGAGTGGATTCGTAATAACGGATAA
- a CDS encoding methionine/alanine import family NSS transporter small subunit: MTTSAIIMMVLGLGITWGGAAICIKRAMDKQQD, translated from the coding sequence ATGACAACTAGCGCAATTATTATGATGGTTCTTGGTCTTGGTATTACTTGGGGTGGCGCCGCTATCTGTATCAAGCGAGCAATGGATAAGCAGCAAGATTAA